From the Calliopsis andreniformis isolate RMS-2024a chromosome 4, iyCalAndr_principal, whole genome shotgun sequence genome, one window contains:
- the LOC143178534 gene encoding uncharacterized protein LOC143178534, producing the protein MNFIGGLHHFLRCLGTAIESSERERRPTSVTTNHLCGACSGWKCRRGKIGPSARAPRARQGLTTTWIVRNAFVRTRSTMHRSPRSAFAKTPVASRRSQCHRFLLELDPSGSNSSLSDDEECRIQFLETQCFFPARPPIVHDRFDEVRSAFISSH; encoded by the exons ATGAATTTTATCGGGGGCCTCCATCATTTTCTTCGCTGCCTTGGAACCGCGATTGAGTCGTCAGAGCGAGAGAGGAGGCCCACTTCCGTTACCACGAACCACCTCTGCGGGGCCTGCTCGGGGTGGAAGTGTCGCCGAGGAAAAATCGGGCCCTCTGCACGAGCACCACGAGCCAGACAGGGCCTGACCACTACGTGGATCGTGAGAAATGCATTCGTAAGGACCCGCTCGACGATGCACCGTTCTCCTAG GTCTGCCTTCGCCAAGACACCAGTGGCCTCGCGGAGGTCTCAATGCCATCGGTTTCTTCTGGAGCTAGATCCCTCGGGGAGCAACAGTAGCCTCAGCGACGACGAAGAATGCAGAATCCAGTTTCTAGAAACACAATGTTTTTTTCCTGCCCGTCCCCCGATCGTTCACGATCGATTCGACGAGGTTCGATCGGCTTTTATCTCCTCGCACTAG